The following is a genomic window from Paenibacillus sp. FSL R5-0766.
GATTCCTACCGTATTACTTCTCAGTATTGCTCGGGCGAGAGAAGAGATCCCTTTTCCTGCCCTGGTGGAAGCACTCATTATGGAAATTGCCTTTGAAGCATTGCGTGAGGCTGGCGTCCGATTGCCCAAGCAGGTCGGATCAGCGGTCAGTATCGTGGGAGCCTTAATTATTGGGCAAGCGGCGACGACTGCAGGTATTGTGTCAGCTCCCATGATTATCATTGTTGCGATTACCGGTATCGCCTCGTTCATGATCCCTCGCTATGCTGCCAGTATAGCAACCCGACTGCTACGTTTTCCCATGATGTTTCTGGCAGGAACGCTGGGACTCACAGGTGTCATGTTGGGGGTCATTTTGGTTGTCATTCATTTGAGTAGTCTTCGTTCATTTGGAACACCTTATCTGTCACCTGTAGCCCCCACGATGAGCAAGGAACTCAAGGATGTATGGTGGCGACCAGCACCAAGGAACAAACCGGATTAGGACAATCTATACTCAAGCAATCAAGGGAGCGGGATTACACATGTTAACTGACAAAGGGAAAATATCGGTGACTCAATTGGCCTTTATGGTCTTTCCCGCCATTTTCGCGACGGCTATCCTGTCTGTGCCGGGAATTACAATGCATTATGCAGGACATGACATGTGGATGACTCCAATTATAGGTTCTATCGTTGGTTTGGCTGCCATTGGTATTTCCGTTGGACTTGATCGTCTGTACCCTGGAAAAACCCTCATACAATCCAGTGTGTTGATTGCAGGTCGGATTCCGGGTAAGTTACTCGGTCTGATCTATATCGCTTTCTTACCTCACCTGACGGGCTTGATTATTCGGGAATACGGTGAATTCATTGTCAATAATGCACTTCCACGTACACCTTTGTTTGTGGTGATGGGTACGATGGTTGTTGTATGTGCGATTAATGTCAGACTCGGGATCGAAGTTGTTGGACGAACCTCTCAGGTGTTTGTCACCCTGCTGATCGTGCTGCTGGCTTTGATCTTTATATTGTTGATTGGTGAACTGAATCCTGCCGAGCTGTTTCCTTTCATGGAGAAGGGTCCAATTCCCATTATTACGGGGGCTGCTGCACCTGCTGCATGGTTTAGTGAATATATCGTGCTGGCTTTTCTGCTACCTTATGTGAATGAAAAAAAACGAATAACCCGGGTCATGCTGGGTTCCCTTGTATTTACGACAACTGCAATGACAGTTACCAATCTGTTTTGCCTGTTTTTAATTGGTGATTTGACGGATACATTTGTATTTCCTGTTATGATCGCAGCAAGATACATAACTATTGCGGACTTTCTGCAGCATATCGAATCCCTTATTATTGCCATCTGGATTTTCGGTATTTTTGTTAAAATTTCCGTCTTTCTATATATCTTTGCTACATCAACCGCAGAATGGTTTGGTTTGCGGGACTACAAACCTGTGGTTGGTCCACTTTCGTTCCTGTGCATGGTATTTGCTTATTGGGTTGTGTCCGGTGGATCCGGTATTTCCAGTTTGGTTAGCGCTTCAGCCAACTTGTATACGATCAGCATTTTATTAATCCTTCCGGCTATGATCTACGGTGTCGCATGGCTGAAGAAAGGGTGGGCACATTTTCGGAAGAATCGAGCGAACACCTGATTGATGGGGGAGGAGCACTTGCGAATATTTAGAGTACTACTAATGCCAATATTGTGTTGTGTGCTTTTAAGTGGATGCTGGGATCGTATCGAGATTAACGATTTGGCTATCGTGCTGGCTACAGGGATAGATTATGAAGATGGTAAAGTACAATTGACTTCACAGATTTTCATTCCGCGGAAGGCGAGTGCAGGAGATAGCAGTGGGAGTGGAGGCAGTCCAAGCGGGGTTACAATGATTCGAACAGCGGAAGGAAGTACAATTGCCGAGGCATTGAATCGGTTACAACGTAAAGTTCCCCGGAATATGTTCTGGGGCCACTGCGAAGTTATCATCATTAGTGAGCAAGCCGGCAAACGCGGTATCCGCGAGTATATCGATTTTTTCCTGCGTTACCCTCAGTTCAGGGAGCATGCATATGTTTTTTCCAGCGAAAAGGCTTCGAAAGATATCCTTGCATTGCTTGATCCACTGGAGCGAAGTTCTGCTGAATCGCTGCGTGAGATGGCCAATCTGAAGTTAGGTACACGTGTTACTGCCCTTGAACTGGCTAAATCTATTGAAGGTCCGAGCAGTTCCGCCATTTTGTCTCGCATGTTAATCTTACCTCCGGAGCCCGATCAGGATAAACTGACAACTACGCCATATGTGAAAGGTCTGAGTATGTATAAGAAGGATCGTTATGTCAAGACGATCAAAGAACCACTAAGCGTAGGTGTATTACTACTTGCAAAAGAACTGAACAACATTATTATGCCTGTTGAGATTAAGCCGTTAAAGGGTTCTTTCTCGATAAGACTCATTGAAAATAAAACCTCCTTGAAACCGCGAATTGTAAACCAACAGTGGAGTATGAAGGTCGACATCCAAACCAGGGGAGAAGTGGTGTTAAATACGACAGATGCCAATCTGACGGATCCCGCAGTATTAACAAAACTGGAACAGGAATGGTCGGCTAAGCTCACATCTTTGGCTCATGATGCTTTAGTCATGTCCCAGAAAGAGCTGCACTCCGATTTCTTCAAATTCGCAGTTGAATTCCGCAGATATTATCCGCATCAATGGAAGGCGCAGGAGAAGAACTGGGAAACCATCTATCCTGAATTGGACGTGGAAGTCAAAGTAGATGCACACGTAGAACGTACCGGAAAATCAACAGGACCACAGGGGATACCTGATGAGGACGAAAGTTGAACACAATTGGCTCCTGTTACTAGCCTGAGAATAGAGGTGATTGCATGAAACTAGGCTCAATCCTTGGGATTTTGATGCTGGCGACTGCGATAGTGTATGGAGAGTGGAAGAGTAGCAAAGAGAAGCGAGCCAGAATAGTGAGCGCGGGAATTACTGCAGTGGCGACAGTAATTGGGATCATTCTTGTCTTTCAGCCCCGTTTGCCTGGTCCTACCCAGTTTGTGAAGCTTATATTTGGAAGTGTGGATAAATTTATGAAGTGAGATGATGGGAAAAAGAAGGACCGTGTCTCTGCATACCAGAAGCGCGGTCCTTCTTTTATTTAAGTGAGCTGTATCCAGTTTGAATGTTTACTCTTTAATCACAGAAGCGTTCACGGCATCTTCCATCTTTGTATTGTAGGAACGGAACAGACCCAGACGCCAGAACGCGGCTCCTTTGAGGTTATAACGTTTGGAGAGACCGAGCTTATCATCAACAGAGGACGGCGTTTCACTGCTCAGACTGATACCAAGCAGAAGTTTGTTCTTTGGGACACCGGCCTGTATGGCTAATTGGATCGCCTGATCCACAAGACTATTTGGCTCAGGTGCCTGAGATTTGGTGCCAACCGGATTATACTGATAGGCCATAATGATAAGATCATCTGCAATAGAGGCAAGTGTTTTGTAATCATAACCTTTATATGCACTATTTAGCGGCGGTACCGCCAGAGATAAAGCTGTGTCCTGGGGCAAGGAACTCTTTAATTGTTTCACGTAAGCATTGAGCAGCTTCTGTTGTTCTACCGCATCCAGTTTAAAGCCCAGTCCTTCAAAATCCAGAATAACTCCGCCAAAACCATGCTCTGCTACAGCAGCAGTTATACCTTCAATCGATTTCTGCCGCAGACTGCTGTCGCTCAGAACTTTGGTTAGTTCGCCGTTTCCATCCAATGCATACACCATGAGCTGTGGTTGGATCTGTTGATCTGATGCGTCAGCAACGATAGACTGCGGTGTAATATCACCTGCAGCAGCAGGGAGACGATACTCATCCCCATGGAGCGTGAACTGACCTTCACGATCAATGCGGCTCCAGCCAAAGGCCACGGAATTCATGGAAGTAATAAGGTCCTTTTCTTGAAAGGATTGCAATGCATAGAAGGCTCTCAGGTGCATCTCGCGTTGTGGGGAAACAAGGGAGACCGTCTTGGTTGCCTGATTCCAGCTTGCACTTACACCGAATTGATTACTAAAAGAACTGAGTGGAATAAGTACGCGTCCTTCGCGCTGAACGGGTGCTGCAGCAAGTGTAACTTTTTTTCCATTTAAGGTCGCTGTAGTGCTACCAACTTGTAATAGTACCTCAGTAGTTTGTCCTTTCACAGTGTTCGTTGCTTTTACAGTCTGTGATTTGCTGTTCCAGGTAATATCAATACCTAAAGCTTCCCCGACCGTCCGAAACGGAACGTAAGTGACACCTTTATCAACTCGTGGAGCTGCATCAAACTTCAGGGGAACATCATCCAAGTGTACTGAAATGGCCGGGGCAGCATAGGCTCCACCGATATTGGGAGTACTTCCAAGGATAGAGAGAGCAATTACAGTAACCGCGGCGATTTTTCCTGCACGTTTAATAAGCATCGTATGTCTCCTCCAACTTTGTACGTAATAATAGAATTATTTTTTATAATAATATCTAGTAATCTAGCATATGTATCATAACAAAATTTTCATATTGTTCCAATCCTGTCCGTGTTGGTCCCGAGAATTTTGATGGATTTGTGGTCTCTGATTAATAGCTCTCTCTAAAAAAAAGTTATGTTAATCGTAAAAACAACCCCATATCTCTAACCTACGGGAAACCGATTAGAGATATGGGGGTTGTACGTGTTTTTTTTAATCTGAAACGACAAATCCGTCGAAACTCTCGGGTCCCACCCGAGTAGTACCGAGCAGGTTTGTACTGATAAATGCGGTATAGGTTAATTGGGGCATGAGCGGTGGGTTATAGTCAGTGGAAGAGAAGACAATCACTTCAGGGTTAAGCAGACCATTCAGACCATATGTGTAGTTTCCCGAGTAAACTATTGGATCGGTTGCGATTGTTCCTCTTACAACAGTAATCCTCACTATAAAAAGTGCACGCGGCAATTGCACCGTGATGGTTCCTTTTAATGAAACTCTTAGATTGGTTCCGGCTCCAGCGGTGATGAGACCAATCTGGCCGAATAATTGTGGCGTAAAAATCACTGGAATCGATATGGAGATAGAATTAAACAAGGCGGCATTTTGCGATGATCTTGCATCCAGAAATTGAGTCAACGTATATACCTCCTATCTGTTTCAGATAGAATAATATATTCATCATTCAGATATTCGTATGGACGTTGGGTGCAGCGCTGGAGATATTAAAGACAAACCGACTGCCCATAGGACTGGACTCTTTAAGCCATACAACGCCACCCATTAATTCAGCGAGTTGTTTACAGATGGACAAGCCCAGCCCCGCTCCGCCATATTTTCCTGAATTACCATGAATCTGGGAATAGGATTTGAACAACAGATCCTGACGATCCTGCGGGATGCCGATGCCCGTATCCTTTATTTCGTAGGATGCATGGAGAGTACCTTTTGTGTCAGCAGATACCTCAGTAGAGATGCATACTTCCCCTTTTTCAGTGAATTTAAGCGCATTCCCAACGAGATTGATTAGAATCTGACGAACTTTGTGCTGATCACCCATAAGCATCAGATGATCAGTAATATTATATTCTGCGTACAACCTAATTCCTTTTTTCTGTGCTTCAGAAGAGAATAATTGTAACACATGTTCAACTGTTTCAGTGACACTATAGGGCTTGATCTCCAGAGAGATCGCACCCGCTTCTGCTTTGGAGTAGTCCAGAATTTGATCCATCATCGACAAAAGGCTGGCGCCACTTGACTCAATGACATTAACATATAACGATTGATCCTCACTCAGCCTGGTCGATTGCAACAGATTGGCCATTGCAAGAACACCATTCATTGGTGTTCGGATTTCGTGGCTGAGAACGGCCAGCAAATTTTTCTTTTCTTCAAGTACTTTTGCAGCAGTCTCTTCCGCCTGTTTTAACTGTTGCAGAGTTGTTTCCATCTCAAGAAGACTCGTGAAAAAGGAAGACAAGGCCAGAAGAAGATCCACGTCCTTTTGTTGATAGGAATAGAAATCCTGATCAAATGAGCAAAGGGAGCCGTAAATTTCTCCGTTCTCATTATGTATGGGCACACCGACAAATGAGCATCCACCTACGAATTCGGTTGCGTCCATATGTCTGGTTAATGGATGGGTTAGATTATTATTGATGACTAATGGGCCTTGGGAATGTTCAGTCACAAGCGCACAGTATGACTCGGCGTTATCAACGACCAGCCCCTCACCCAGAATTAGTTTGTCACGATTATATACGTTCAGAACTTTGGTGGATAGATGATCCAACTGGGCAATACAAAACGTATTTGCAGGAATTAACCTGCTTGCCGTGTCCATAACGTTAGCAGCCGAATCATATAATTTATGTGAGACAATGGATAGTACATCAATGAATTCTGTTTTCAACATATTGATTTGACTCCTCCTGATTGTAGAAATTCGTTGTGCACTGTATTCAGTATATATGAATTGAAAGAATAGAGCATGGTTGGTTTTGACAGTGGAAGACGGAAATGAGAAAATATAATGCTGTGGAACATGTATATATTAATAAAGTTTTGGAGGCAAATCAATGAATCAGCGTTTTCGAATTACCCGATCCATGCAAGAAAGCAATGTGGAACAATCCATCTCGCTGGAAGAGTGCAAATTCTACTTTGAATCCCAACCCGATTTTACCTATTCACCGGTTCTTAACATTGTAGGAGCTGAGAGCACCATGACCATCGAGGGGGACTTTTTTATGTGGGACCTTGAGGGTGCACAGATAGCTTTTCGCTTGTACATGGGGGATCTGTATGTAGCTATTTCGAACGAAGCTATTGTTCCCAAAATGATTGAGATTGCAACGGATCTACGTGCAGATATCGTTGAAGGATAAGAAGTAGAGAACTAGAGTTTAATAAAATGTAATGATGTTAGTTGTAGTCTACTTTAGACACTCCTGTAAAAATGAGACTAAAGATTCATTTATATTCCATATGTTAGATTGTAATATATGGAATATAAAACATTTTACAGGAGGGTAATGAAGTGAAAAAGACCAAATTAATACTTGTTGTATTCATGAGTATGATCCTTGCCTTATCAATAACTGGAATAGGATCGAGTTCAAAGGCCTCTGCAGCTACGGCACGTACACCCATTGTATTGGTACATGGATTGACCGGTTCAGATAGCAATTTTACAGCAATTGAGAGTTATTTGCGTAGCCAAGGGTGGACAAGAGATGAATTATTCGCAATTGACCTTCCTAGCAAACAAGGAAACCAGCTGTTGAACTCCGCAGCAATTAGTCGATTCGTAGATGATGTTCTGCGCGAAACGGGTCATACAAAAGTCAATATTATAGCTCATAGCATGGGTGGAGCTAATAGTCTCTATTACATACTTAACCGTGGAGGCGCTTCCAAAGTGGATAAGTTGATTACCCTTGGCGGGGCTAATCGATTGACCACAAGTACAGCTCCGAGTGGAATAAAGGTGACTTCGATCTATTCTACAAGTGACACGATTGTGTCCCCGGCACTTTCCCGGTTGAACGGGGCGAACAACGTTTCGGTTTCCCTCGTATCCCATATCGGTCTGCTGTTTAACTCGCGGGTGAATGCCCTGATCAAAACTGCGTTGAATGAGTAGCTGAACATACAAAATGTGCATTCTTTCATAATATTCTGAATGATTGACTTGAACACGACTGACCTTTCATGGTTAGTCGTGTTTTCGTATTACCCGGAAATGGCTCGCTGAGGTAAGTTTCAAAAATAGGTACATCCATTCTATAATTAGAAATCAGAATAAAAATGGAACAAGTTAAAGGAGTCTGTATACATGCAACCTCAACCGAATGATCGGATTAAAGTTCATCCAGGCTTTTGGGCTGGATTACATCAATTAGGGATTGGTGCTGATGACATCGCTCGTACAGCACAACTATCTCTTGAGATAATAAATAAACCTGTAGTGACCCAATCTCAATACTTCGCAATCTGGCAGGCCTACTCTGATCTCAATGGGGACACCGCCGAGGGCATCATCAAACTTGCAACCGGATATGAAATATCGAAGTATCCTCCGCCTGTTCTGGCGATGTACCATGCTCGTGATTATCGTGATGCGTTAAATCGCATGGTGCGTTACAAGCAAATGTGTCCTCCCGAGAGTTTGCAGATTACCGAAGCAGGGGAGGAATGGTTCATTGAACTAGGATGGTTACATAAGGAGCAACCAGGTCCGCCATTACTGGTCGGTATTACGCTGGCATTTCTGATCGAACTTGGACGGAGGGGCACAGGACAGCCTTTGATTGCAAAACGGGTTGAGTTCTCCCAACCGATGGGTGATGTAGCCACCCTTGAGTCTTACTTCGGCTGCCGAGTCGATACGAATTCCAACTATAATCGGCTGACGCTAGAACGGAAAGATCTGAGTCTTCCATTTCTATCGTATAACGAGGAGTTACTTGAGATTCTGACCCCGGCTCTGGATCGGTCGCTGGACGAACAAGAGAGCAATCGTTCCGTTACTGAAGTGGTCAAATGGATTATGAAACGCAGCCTCATAGGAAAGCGCCCTGATATCCAGACAGTAGCCAAAGAGCTTCGCATGAGTGATCGTACTTTGCAGCGGCGACTGACGGAGGAGAACACAAACTTCAAGCAATTATTAACCGAGGCCAGACGTGAGCAGGCCCGAGAGTACCTTGCAGATCCTTCGCTTGATATCAAAGAAGTGGCATTTCTGGTTGGATATGAAGACCAGAATTCGTTCTATCGTGCGTTCCGAAATTGGGAAGGGGATACACCTTCCAATTGGCGTGTCAGGCAATAACTCTGGCGCAAAGTGCTAGTTACTAGACCCTTCAGACTGCGTAATATTATATCTATCCGGTGCTGCCGGATAGTTGTAATCATGAAGGAGAAATGCAGGATGGATATGGGACTAAAAGAGAAAACAGCCTTAGTTACAGGATCAACAAAAGGAATCGGTAAAGCAATAGCTTTTGAGCTCGCTCGAGAAGGTGTTCATGTTCTGATTAATGGACGTAATGATGAAGAGGTAGAACAAACCGTTCGTGAAATCAAGTCCACTTTTCCGGAGACCTCTCCGCAAAAGGCTACCGCTGATCTTGTGGATCTGCCGCAACGCCAAGCTATATTCGAGAAATTTCCTGAAGTTGATATATTAATCAATAACATGGGGATATATGAAATCATGAGTTATGAAGACATAAATGATGAAGTGTGGGAGAAATATTTCCGTACTAATGTACTTGCTGCCAATGGCTTATCCCAATTTTATTTACCTAAAATGGTGAAGAACAATGACGGGCGTATTATTTTCATCGCAAGTGAAGAAGCCCTTATGCCTTCAGGCCAGATGCCACAATATTGCATGACCAAGTCAATGCTGCTGTCATTATCCAAAAGTTTGTCCAAACTGACAGCAGGGACCGAGGTTACGATCAATACGATCCTGCCAGGTCCAACACTGTCCGAAAACGTACAAAAAATCATTGAGGGCATATATCCTGATGAGACGTTGACTTTCGAGGAAAAAGAGAAAGATTTTATGAAGAGTAATCTGCCACAGTCCGAATTACAGCGATTCATCAAGCCAAGTGAAATAGGCAGAGTCGCTGCATTTGTATGCAGCCCATATGCTTCAGCCTTCAGAGGCTCTCCCATCCGGATGGACGGGGGCATGGTTCCCACCATATTTTAAAATTGTTCAGGATACAGGAGATGTATCCATAAGATGTCGCCAGCATTGGCGACTTTTTTATTTGTAAATGATCTATGCGAGGAGCGTCAATCGAGTTTATAATACAGGTATGATTTTCGAAAACGGTTTCTGTTCATTGGAAGCGATTACTTTTATCGATTATATGACTCTAAAAGGGGACACTATCATGATAGCAGCAATAAATCTGGAAGGCCTATGGAAACTCCAACTCGATGAACATAAGGTGGAACGTGGTCTGAATTTCTCAGACGTTATTACATTGCCAAATACTACATCTCATGCGGCCAAGGGCAAGAAAAACGAGAATGTGTTAATCGGTGCGCTGACGGATGAGTACTTATTTGAGGGTTATGCCTGGTTTTCACGAGAGATTAAAATTCCCAAACACTTGGCTGGCAAATGTTGCTTTTTGCATCTGGAACGAACACGAGTAACCACAGTTTGGATCGATGGCATTGAAATGGGAACACAAAATAGTCTGAACACACCTCACCGTTACGAGATTGAGGCAGGGCTAACCGCTGGGACTCATACCATTACCATTCGAGTGGACAATACCAATTATCCAACCAAAGGTGGTCACCTTACATCCGAAGACACGCAGACGAATTGGAACGGAATCACAGGGAAATTGGAACTTCAATTTTTCGAGCGTGTTTTCCTGGATAATGTCCAGGTCTATCCCGATCTTGCGACTCGATCTTTTGAGATCAAGGCAGCACTTGTTGGTAACCTGCAAGAAGTACGAATCGTGGTTTCGGCTGTTGCAGTCAGTGCAGATCCGGTGTATACGACCGAGGAACAGATTTTCGTCCCGGATTCGCAGGAAATCCACCTGACGTACAAGATTGGCGAAGATGCGATGTTATGGAGTGATGATGAACCTAACCTGTATCAACTTCATATTCATCTGCAAGATCAGGACGGCGAAGTGCTGGATTCCACCGAAGTATGGACGGGATTACGGGAATTCCGGGCTGCTGGAGACAAATTCACCATTAATGGTCGCAAAACGTTTCTTCGAGGCAAACATGACGGGCTGATCTTTCCGCTCACGGGATACGCGCCAACAGATGTGGATGAATGGGTTCGTATTCTCGCTATCTCCAAGTCCTACGGTATCAATCACTACCGTTTCCATACCTGTTGTCCTCCGGAGGCTGCTTTTATTGCAGCGGATCTGCTCGGCATCTACATGGAGCCTGAGCTTCCCTTCTGGGGAACCATTACGGATGAATCTTCGGATGGGCATAATCAAGCCGAGCAGGATTACTTGATTAGCGAAGGATTTGCGATGCTGCGTGCTTTTGGTAATCATCCTTCGTTTGTCATGATGTCCATGGGGAATGAACTATGGGGAAGCAAGGACAGATTGAATTCGATCCTGAAGGCATATAAAGCATATGATCATCGTCATCTATACACCGAGGGTTCGAATAACTTTCAGTTTGTGCCGGACATTCTGGAGGAAAGTGAATTCTTCTGCGGGGTTCGTTTCTCCAAAGAGCGCCTGTTCAGAGGTTCATATGCGATGTGTGATGCTCCGCTCGGTCACGTGCAGACCGACTTGCCAAATACATTAAAAGATTACGATTCAAACATTGTACCTGAACAAGGCAGCGATGCTGACCCTTCTGGTCAGACTGGGGACAAAGAGATTCAGATTCAGTATGGGACAGGTTCCAAAACAGTGCAGGCCAAAGCTGGAAGTGACCAACTTGTCTCACACGTACCAATCATCTCGCATGAAATTGGACAGTACGCCACGTTTCCTAATTTCGAGGAGATCAACAAGTATACGGGTTCTCTCAAAGCCAAGAATTTCGAAGTGTTTCGAGAGCGTCTGAATGCCAAAGGACTGGGACATCTGGCGGAAGCATACTTCAGAGCTTCTGGTAAACTCGCGGTCGCATGTTACAAGGAAGAACTGGAAGCTGCTTTTCGTTCGCAGCAACTAGCCGGGTTCCAGCTGCTGGATCTTCAGGATTTCAGTGGTCAGGGAACAGCGCTGGTGGGTGTACTGGACGCTTTCATGGATTCCAAAGGCATGATTACACCGGAGGAGTGGAGAACGTTTTGTTCCGACGCTGTGTTGTTGGCGAGATTCCCCAAATATAATTATCAAGCGGGTGAATTGTTCGAAGCACGCATTGAACTAAGTTACTTTCGGAGACAAGCATTGGATGGACTTCAATTGAAGTGGGAAATTCAAAGCGAGCAGATCGAAGGAAGCTTCCTATTGGAAGGGAAAGCAGACCTGCCAGCGACCCATGGAGAACATTATGTGAATGTCTCGGATCTCAGCATTCGCATTCCTGAAGTCTCCAATATGACCAAAGTGGAGCTTAGACTGTCCATTCCGGGCACGGATATCCGTAAGTCTTACGACCTGTGGATCTACCCGAGTCAGGAGGAAGTGGACCTGAGCGGTTTGAATCTATTTACCGAACTCTCGGAACAGGCGTTGGCGCTGCTTGAGCAGGGCGAGGATATTTTACTTTTCCCGAATCCCAATCAGCTTCAACACGCGATCCAAGGTTTCTATAGCACCGATTTCTGGTCTTACCCTATGT
Proteins encoded in this region:
- a CDS encoding endospore germination permease; its protein translation is MLTDKGKISVTQLAFMVFPAIFATAILSVPGITMHYAGHDMWMTPIIGSIVGLAAIGISVGLDRLYPGKTLIQSSVLIAGRIPGKLLGLIYIAFLPHLTGLIIREYGEFIVNNALPRTPLFVVMGTMVVVCAINVRLGIEVVGRTSQVFVTLLIVLLALIFILLIGELNPAELFPFMEKGPIPIITGAAAPAAWFSEYIVLAFLLPYVNEKKRITRVMLGSLVFTTTAMTVTNLFCLFLIGDLTDTFVFPVMIAARYITIADFLQHIESLIIAIWIFGIFVKISVFLYIFATSTAEWFGLRDYKPVVGPLSFLCMVFAYWVVSGGSGISSLVSASANLYTISILLILPAMIYGVAWLKKGWAHFRKNRANT
- a CDS encoding stalk domain-containing protein; translation: MLIKRAGKIAAVTVIALSILGSTPNIGGAYAAPAISVHLDDVPLKFDAAPRVDKGVTYVPFRTVGEALGIDITWNSKSQTVKATNTVKGQTTEVLLQVGSTTATLNGKKVTLAAAPVQREGRVLIPLSSFSNQFGVSASWNQATKTVSLVSPQREMHLRAFYALQSFQEKDLITSMNSVAFGWSRIDREGQFTLHGDEYRLPAAAGDITPQSIVADASDQQIQPQLMVYALDGNGELTKVLSDSSLRQKSIEGITAAVAEHGFGGVILDFEGLGFKLDAVEQQKLLNAYVKQLKSSLPQDTALSLAVPPLNSAYKGYDYKTLASIADDLIIMAYQYNPVGTKSQAPEPNSLVDQAIQLAIQAGVPKNKLLLGISLSSETPSSVDDKLGLSKRYNLKGAAFWRLGLFRSYNTKMEDAVNASVIKE
- a CDS encoding AraC family transcriptional regulator gives rise to the protein MQPQPNDRIKVHPGFWAGLHQLGIGADDIARTAQLSLEIINKPVVTQSQYFAIWQAYSDLNGDTAEGIIKLATGYEISKYPPPVLAMYHARDYRDALNRMVRYKQMCPPESLQITEAGEEWFIELGWLHKEQPGPPLLVGITLAFLIELGRRGTGQPLIAKRVEFSQPMGDVATLESYFGCRVDTNSNYNRLTLERKDLSLPFLSYNEELLEILTPALDRSLDEQESNRSVTEVVKWIMKRSLIGKRPDIQTVAKELRMSDRTLQRRLTEENTNFKQLLTEARREQAREYLADPSLDIKEVAFLVGYEDQNSFYRAFRNWEGDTPSNWRVRQ
- a CDS encoding Ger(x)C family spore germination protein, with translation MPILCCVLLSGCWDRIEINDLAIVLATGIDYEDGKVQLTSQIFIPRKASAGDSSGSGGSPSGVTMIRTAEGSTIAEALNRLQRKVPRNMFWGHCEVIIISEQAGKRGIREYIDFFLRYPQFREHAYVFSSEKASKDILALLDPLERSSAESLREMANLKLGTRVTALELAKSIEGPSSSAILSRMLILPPEPDQDKLTTTPYVKGLSMYKKDRYVKTIKEPLSVGVLLLAKELNNIIMPVEIKPLKGSFSIRLIENKTSLKPRIVNQQWSMKVDIQTRGEVVLNTTDANLTDPAVLTKLEQEWSAKLTSLAHDALVMSQKELHSDFFKFAVEFRRYYPHQWKAQEKNWETIYPELDVEVKVDAHVERTGKSTGPQGIPDEDES
- a CDS encoding SDR family NAD(P)-dependent oxidoreductase, with translation MDMGLKEKTALVTGSTKGIGKAIAFELAREGVHVLINGRNDEEVEQTVREIKSTFPETSPQKATADLVDLPQRQAIFEKFPEVDILINNMGIYEIMSYEDINDEVWEKYFRTNVLAANGLSQFYLPKMVKNNDGRIIFIASEEALMPSGQMPQYCMTKSMLLSLSKSLSKLTAGTEVTINTILPGPTLSENVQKIIEGIYPDETLTFEEKEKDFMKSNLPQSELQRFIKPSEIGRVAAFVCSPYASAFRGSPIRMDGGMVPTIF
- a CDS encoding GAF domain-containing protein codes for the protein MLKTEFIDVLSIVSHKLYDSAANVMDTASRLIPANTFCIAQLDHLSTKVLNVYNRDKLILGEGLVVDNAESYCALVTEHSQGPLVINNNLTHPLTRHMDATEFVGGCSFVGVPIHNENGEIYGSLCSFDQDFYSYQQKDVDLLLALSSFFTSLLEMETTLQQLKQAEETAAKVLEEKKNLLAVLSHEIRTPMNGVLAMANLLQSTRLSEDQSLYVNVIESSGASLLSMMDQILDYSKAEAGAISLEIKPYSVTETVEHVLQLFSSEAQKKGIRLYAEYNITDHLMLMGDQHKVRQILINLVGNALKFTEKGEVCISTEVSADTKGTLHASYEIKDTGIGIPQDRQDLLFKSYSQIHGNSGKYGGAGLGLSICKQLAELMGGVVWLKESSPMGSRFVFNISSAAPNVHTNI
- a CDS encoding alpha/beta fold hydrolase; translated protein: MSMILALSITGIGSSSKASAATARTPIVLVHGLTGSDSNFTAIESYLRSQGWTRDELFAIDLPSKQGNQLLNSAAISRFVDDVLRETGHTKVNIIAHSMGGANSLYYILNRGGASKVDKLITLGGANRLTTSTAPSGIKVTSIYSTSDTIVSPALSRLNGANNVSVSLVSHIGLLFNSRVNALIKTALNE